GAGTGGGTCTAGTAACTAAAGATGGACTTCAAATTCCTAAAGGAGAATATGCCATAAATCCTGTGCCAAGAAAAATGATAAGAAAAGAAGTAAGAGAAGTCATTGGAGAAAAGATTGGAGCAGATGTGAAGATTTATGCACCAGAGGGTGTTGAAATAGGGAAAAAAACCTTTAACCCAAGACTTGGTATCATAGGAGGTATATCCATATTAGGTACATCTGGAATTGTGGAACCCATGTCAGAGGAAGCCTTTAGAGAATCCTTAAATATAGAGCTTAAGGTGGCTGTTAAAGACAATAAGGATTATATAGTATTAGTTCCTGGAAATTATGGAGAAGATTTGGCACTTAATCACTATAAAATACCTGAGGAAAAAATAGTAAAAACCAGCAATTTCATTGGATATATGCTAGAAAAATGTGTAGAACAAGAAGTTAAAAAAGTATTATTGATAGGCCACATTGGAAAAATGGTAAAGTTAGCAGGTGGGATTTTTTATACTCACAGTAAAATGGCCGATGGAAGAGTTGAGATACTTGCTTCAAATTTAGCCTATTTAGGAGCTCCAACCAACATGATAAAGGAAATTTTTGATTGTGTAACTACAGAGGCTGCTCTAGATATTATAGAAAAAAGTCCTTATAAAGAAGTATATAATCTCTTAATAGACAAATGTGAGAAAAGAGC
This is a stretch of genomic DNA from Anaeromicrobium sediminis. It encodes these proteins:
- the cbiD gene encoding cobalt-precorrin-5B (C(1))-methyltransferase CbiD; this encodes MLDKYIVKNGKKMRYGYTTGSCAAAAAKACAIMIKTGKIIDHVTIDTPKGWTLNLEVLEPNLDAGEATCAIRKDGGDDPDNTNNMLIYGNVKLNDHEKINITGGVGVGLVTKDGLQIPKGEYAINPVPRKMIRKEVREVIGEKIGADVKIYAPEGVEIGKKTFNPRLGIIGGISILGTSGIVEPMSEEAFRESLNIELKVAVKDNKDYIVLVPGNYGEDLALNHYKIPEEKIVKTSNFIGYMLEKCVEQEVKKVLLIGHIGKMVKLAGGIFYTHSKMADGRVEILASNLAYLGAPTNMIKEIFDCVTTEAALDIIEKSPYKEVYNLLIDKCEKRANMRIYEELEVGVITFSMTKGVLAVGEKAKKMLEEI